One window of the Methanomassiliicoccaceae archaeon DOK genome contains the following:
- a CDS encoding MFS transporter encodes MEDRLFTPAVVTLILLSFVMGTSEFIVMGILPDISEGLGVRYSLVGGLVSVFALSYAVCTPLITAVTGRFRRFRILLILMCVFLLSDVLTLVSWDYWSLALSRVVTAASSGSLLAVGMTFVMDLVTPRYRAKAVSWIFAGFSISSVIGVPLGTAMSHLLGWRSVFVLILVMGVGATLLALRTLPRLGAPEARGGIGGAGRMLRDPRVLLGACVTVFGAMGMYVIYTYITPILEEEIGFPEAYVSVGLMAMGIVMLVSNLVSGKIASEKGGLRTVRLTYIAEAAIMFLLPTAVASVVLGMADLLIMGLFMYLFNSSVQMHLMEIANRDYPEAITLASSLNPTSFNIGITFASLLGGVIYDTVGINYLGYAGCVCILMASAMTFAVCRLCRAEGRGTSVT; translated from the coding sequence ATGGAGGACCGGCTCTTCACGCCCGCTGTCGTCACGCTCATACTCCTGAGCTTCGTCATGGGCACCAGCGAGTTCATCGTGATGGGCATCCTTCCGGACATCTCCGAGGGCCTCGGGGTCAGATACAGCCTCGTGGGCGGTCTGGTGTCCGTTTTCGCTCTCAGCTACGCCGTATGCACGCCACTGATAACGGCCGTCACAGGGAGGTTCAGGCGTTTCAGGATTCTTCTCATCCTGATGTGCGTGTTCCTCCTGTCCGACGTCCTCACCCTGGTGTCATGGGACTACTGGTCTTTGGCGCTGTCCCGTGTGGTCACGGCGGCCTCGTCAGGCTCTCTGCTGGCGGTAGGCATGACGTTCGTCATGGACCTGGTCACACCCAGGTACCGGGCCAAGGCCGTCTCCTGGATATTCGCCGGGTTCAGCATCTCATCGGTCATCGGGGTCCCGCTGGGAACGGCGATGTCGCACCTCCTCGGATGGAGGAGCGTGTTCGTCCTGATCCTCGTCATGGGCGTGGGCGCGACGCTTCTCGCCCTCAGGACGCTACCGAGACTGGGCGCTCCTGAGGCTAGGGGCGGCATCGGCGGTGCCGGCCGCATGCTTCGCGATCCGCGCGTTCTGCTCGGAGCCTGCGTCACCGTCTTCGGCGCCATGGGGATGTACGTGATCTACACCTACATCACACCGATACTCGAGGAGGAGATCGGGTTCCCTGAAGCCTATGTGAGCGTGGGCCTGATGGCGATGGGCATCGTCATGCTCGTCAGCAACCTGGTCTCGGGGAAGATAGCTTCGGAGAAGGGCGGTCTCAGGACGGTCCGTCTCACATACATCGCGGAGGCGGCGATCATGTTCCTGCTGCCCACGGCAGTCGCCAGCGTCGTGCTCGGGATGGCAGACCTCCTCATCATGGGCCTGTTCATGTACCTGTTCAACTCGTCGGTGCAGATGCATCTGATGGAGATCGCCAACCGCGACTATCCGGAGGCCATCACCCTGGCGTCGTCACTCAACCCCACGTCCTTCAACATCGGGATAACCTTCGCCTCCCTGCTCGGAGGTGTGATCTACGACACCGTGGGCATAAACTACCTTGGCTACGCGGGCTGCGTGTGCATCCTGATGGCGAGCGCCATGACGTTCGCGGTGTGCCGTCTCTGCCGGGCTGAGGGCCGTGGCACTTCAGTCACATGA
- a CDS encoding NfeD family protein: protein MIVGAILLIIEAFSPGAFMVIPGTVLVILGLIGAAFPDILYSWWSPVIALVVAVPVTLLTIKGYQRLAKPEPPTTTVVESLIGKTGTVTVATEVGSMRGKVRIGSDTWSATSDEPIEAGETVVVESSEGVHVHVRRP from the coding sequence ATAATCGTCGGGGCGATACTCCTCATCATAGAGGCTTTCAGCCCGGGCGCCTTCATGGTCATCCCAGGGACCGTCCTGGTCATCCTGGGTCTGATAGGGGCAGCCTTCCCAGACATCCTGTACTCATGGTGGTCGCCAGTCATCGCGCTGGTTGTCGCCGTACCCGTCACACTGCTCACCATCAAGGGCTATCAGCGCCTGGCGAAGCCGGAGCCGCCCACAACGACGGTGGTCGAGTCCCTCATAGGGAAGACGGGCACAGTGACCGTGGCGACGGAGGTCGGCAGCATGAGGGGCAAGGTGAGGATCGGATCCGACACGTGGTCGGCGACCTCCGACGAGCCCATAGAGGCCGGAGAGACGGTGGTCGTTGAGAGCAGCGAGGGCGTGCACGTTCACGTCCGCAGGCCGTGA